Proteins from a genomic interval of Pseudodesulfovibrio nedwellii:
- the nikR gene encoding nickel-responsive transcriptional regulator NikR: protein MGKTIRFGVSLDSDLLDKFDSHCEERSYQTRSEAIRDLIRNTLVQREWEQAEGDLAGTLTLVYDHHKSGLSQRLTEIQHDHHDVIQSSLHVHLDHHNCLEVIILKGDADIIKALGQKLISTKGVKHGNLALTTTGKDLI from the coding sequence ATGGGCAAGACAATACGATTTGGCGTTTCGCTTGATTCGGATTTGTTGGACAAGTTCGACAGTCATTGTGAGGAGCGGAGTTATCAGACGCGGTCCGAGGCCATTCGTGACCTTATCCGTAACACATTGGTACAGCGGGAGTGGGAACAGGCTGAGGGCGACCTCGCCGGGACATTGACTCTGGTCTACGATCATCATAAATCCGGGCTGTCTCAGCGACTGACCGAGATTCAGCACGATCATCACGATGTCATCCAGTCATCTCTGCATGTACATCTGGATCATCACAACTGCCTTGAGGTTATTATTCTCAAGGGTGATGCCGATATCATTAAGGCTCTGGGTCAAAAGTTGATTTCCACAAAGGGCGTCAAGCACGGCAACCTCGCGCTGACAACCACTGGCAAGGACTTGATCTAA
- the folE2 gene encoding GTP cyclohydrolase FolE2 — protein sequence MEDVQKQQAKIAMPIDRVGVKGLRQPIIVRDRESGIQHTVADVSLSVDLPAEFKGTHMSRFVEALEHWSGDLDYTSFRTLLDDIVVRLQARSAHVRFVFPYFLRRKSPKSGASCLMDYTCRVDGYLKDGKLRFTLGADVPVMTVCPCSLAISDYGAHSQRAEIRIRTRFHGFLWLEDLIEIGESAGSSPVYSLLKREDEKHVTESSFSNPTFVEDVVRAVGKGLADHPQVDWYTVEVESFESIHNHSAFAVMESQDIE from the coding sequence ATGGAAGACGTTCAGAAGCAGCAGGCAAAAATAGCCATGCCCATTGACAGGGTAGGAGTTAAAGGCCTGCGTCAGCCTATTATTGTCCGGGATCGTGAATCCGGCATACAACATACTGTTGCCGATGTTTCACTGTCCGTGGATCTGCCAGCCGAATTCAAAGGTACCCATATGAGCCGGTTTGTTGAGGCGCTGGAGCACTGGTCCGGCGATCTTGATTATACCTCATTTCGGACATTGCTTGATGATATCGTCGTGCGACTTCAGGCTCGGAGTGCGCATGTCCGGTTTGTGTTTCCGTATTTTCTGCGTCGTAAATCGCCCAAGAGCGGAGCGTCCTGCCTGATGGATTATACCTGTCGCGTGGATGGCTACCTCAAGGATGGCAAATTGCGTTTTACACTGGGCGCGGATGTGCCAGTGATGACAGTCTGCCCATGTTCGTTGGCCATTTCTGATTACGGCGCACATTCTCAACGTGCCGAGATTCGTATTCGTACGCGTTTTCATGGTTTTTTGTGGTTGGAAGATCTTATTGAGATCGGTGAATCTGCCGGGTCTAGCCCCGTGTACTCCTTGCTGAAACGTGAGGATGAAAAACATGTGACTGAATCTTCTTTTTCCAACCCGACCTTTGTTGAGGACGTGGTTCGTGCGGTGGGTAAAGGTCTTGCCGATCACCCACAGGTGGATTGGTATACGGTTGAGGTGGAGAGTTTTGAATCCATCCATAACCATTCGGCGTTTGCTGTGATGGAAAGTCAGGATATTGAATAA